From one Triticum urartu cultivar G1812 chromosome 3, Tu2.1, whole genome shotgun sequence genomic stretch:
- the LOC125544137 gene encoding probable polygalacturonase: MLYVAPRWRCLLAVAMAIAAVLSAAGGAGAQETCSGAVPAPPKRGAWMSIASFGGAGDGRTLNTAAFAAAVASIQRRRARGGALLYVPPGVWLTGPFSLTSHMTLFLARGAVIRATQDTSSWPLIDPLPSYGRGRELPGKRYISLIHGNGLQDVFITGENGTIDGQGSVWWDMWKKGTLPFTRPHLLELMDSSNAIVSNLVFQDSPFWNIHPVYCSNVLIRNLTILAPHDSPNTDGIDPDSSSNVCIEDCNISTGDDLIAIKSGWDEYGIAYGRPSSGITIRRITGSSPFAGFSVGSETSGGVEDVLAEHLNFYSSGFGVHIKTNSGRGGFIRNITVSDVILDNVRYGLRIAGDVGGHPDERYDHNALPKVDSLTIKNVQGQNIKEAGLIKGIPNSAFSRICLSNIKLHGSAPVRPWKCAAVSGGALDVQPSPCTELVSTSGMSFCTSSL; the protein is encoded by the exons ATGTTATATGTGGCTCCAAGGTGGCGGTGCCTGCTAGCCGTGGCCATGGCTATCGCCGCGGTGCtgtcggcggcgggcggcgccgggGCGCAGGAGACGTGCTCGGGTGCGGTGCCGGCGCCGCCCAAGCGCGGGGCCTGGATGTCCATTGCCAGCTtcggcggcgccggcgacggcCGGACGCTCAACACGGCGGCCTTCGCGGCCGCCGTCGCCAGCATCCAGCGCCGACGCGCGcggggcggggcgctgctctaCGTGCCGCCCGGGGTGTGGCTCACGGGGCCCTTCAGCCTCACCTCACACATGACCCTCTTCCTCGCGCGAGGCGCCGTCATCCGCGCCACACAG GACACATCTAGTTGGCCGCTGATCGACCCGCTGCCCTCATACGGGAGAGGGCGTGAGCTGCCCGGCAAGAGATACATCAGTTTGATCCATGGCAATGGACTTCAGGATGTTTTCATTACAG GTGAGAATGGCACCATCGATGGCCAAGGTAGTGTGTGGTGGGACATGTGGAAGAAGGGTACATTGCCCTTCACAAGACCCCATCTACTCGAGCTGATGGACTCGTCTAATGCTATTGTCTCCAATTTGGTCTTCCAGGATTCGCCATTTTGGAACATCCATCCAGTGTATTGCAG CAATGTGTTGATCAGAAATTTGACTATACTGGCTCCACATGACTCTCCCAACACTGATGGAATTGATCCAG ATTCGAGCAGCAATGTGTGCATTGAGGATTGCAACATCTCGACGGGAGATGACCTGATCGCCATCAAGAGTGGATGGGATGAATATGGCATAGCCTATGGTCGCCCCAGCTCGGGCATCACCATTAGGCGGATCACGGGCTCCTCCCCTTTTGCTGGCTTTTCTGTCGGGAGTGAGACCTCTGGCGGTGTGGAGGATGTCCTCGCTGAGCATCTGAATTTCTACAGCTCAGGGTTTGGTGTTCACATCAAGACCAACTCCGGCAGGGGAGGGTTCATTCGAAACATCACCGTCTCTGACGTGATCTTGGACAATGTCCGTTATGGTCTGAGGATTGCCGGTGATGTTGGAGGACATCCTGATGAGCGGTACGACCACAATGCGCTCCCAAAGGTCGACAGCCTGACAATAAAGAATGTTCAAGGGCAGAACATCAAGGAGGCTGGGCTGATCAAGGGCATTCCAAACTCGGCATTCTCCCGGATCTGTCTGTCTAACATTAAGCTTCATGGCAGCGCGCCAGTCCGCCCATGGAAATGCGCGGCTGTGAGTGGAGGTGCACTCGACGTGCAGCCCTCCCCGTGCACAGAATTGGTTAGCACGTCCGGGATGAGCTTCTGTACGAGTTCCCTCTGA